One Streptomyces sp. NBC_01217 genomic region harbors:
- a CDS encoding LamG-like jellyroll fold domain-containing protein, producing the protein MSRTSHPGPGRRSLLQAALAVPAAGAAATVLGAQSAQAATSQPSAAGSGSHRFDTQSPRFALAVLPDTQYLFDADSADPEPLKETFHYLVAQRQEANIAFMTHLGDVTEHGSEEEIGLAADTFRTIHGKVPYSVLAGNHDINSGTDDQRGDTAYLRAFGPQRFTSMPTFGGASPDGYNSYHVLRAAGREWLVLALDWRASEKGLAWAQGVLDAHPTLPAILTTHDIAWAEDDGQAHLSDNGQRLWDRIIRGNDQIFMALGGHYWPPGRTVLTNDAGNDVHVHITNYQDRYYGGAGMVRLYSFDLVRQVVDVETFSPWFLARDPEKRTPLEAETIELTGPVDRFTLDIDFSERFEGFAPLVPPAPRPASRVMPRGTVAYWRFDSSGLAGAGAAGSAVAAGTVARDLSGHGNDLRVQLLHDSASKALTWSGDHHTGQPAHASLRFDGGKSPDRGAILTTAGQAPLNSLTFTSGFTIETFIKLPEPFEGDHAWMGILSWEGRNGDAGKTTGWSTEEPTCSLNVTPERFLQFVLYPHVQDADPTSWSHALPVGRWTHIAVVNNGRRTVMYVDGSKIARNPSQPATGIATLGKPFVIGGTQFAEQFGQSFYGWIGDTRIVDRALTPKDFMAPFA; encoded by the coding sequence ATGAGCAGAACCAGTCATCCCGGACCGGGTCGCCGCAGCCTGCTGCAGGCGGCGCTGGCCGTACCGGCGGCCGGAGCGGCCGCCACGGTGCTGGGCGCGCAGTCCGCACAGGCCGCCACGTCGCAGCCATCGGCAGCCGGCTCCGGCAGCCACCGCTTCGACACACAGAGCCCGCGCTTCGCACTGGCGGTCCTGCCGGACACCCAGTACCTCTTCGACGCGGACAGCGCGGACCCGGAGCCGCTGAAGGAGACGTTTCACTACCTGGTGGCCCAGCGCCAGGAGGCGAACATCGCCTTTATGACGCACCTGGGCGATGTCACCGAGCACGGCAGCGAGGAGGAGATCGGCCTCGCGGCGGACACCTTCCGGACCATCCACGGCAAGGTGCCCTACAGCGTCCTCGCCGGCAACCACGACATCAACTCGGGCACCGACGACCAGCGCGGTGACACCGCCTATCTCCGGGCGTTCGGGCCGCAGCGGTTCACCTCCATGCCGACCTTCGGCGGCGCATCGCCCGACGGGTACAACAGCTACCACGTGCTGCGGGCGGCCGGGCGCGAGTGGCTGGTGCTCGCCCTCGACTGGCGCGCCTCCGAGAAGGGGCTGGCCTGGGCGCAGGGCGTCCTCGACGCCCACCCGACTCTCCCTGCCATCCTCACCACCCATGACATCGCCTGGGCCGAGGACGACGGCCAGGCGCATCTGTCCGACAACGGACAGCGGCTCTGGGACCGCATCATCCGCGGCAATGACCAGATCTTCATGGCGCTGGGCGGGCACTACTGGCCTCCGGGGCGCACGGTGCTCACCAACGACGCCGGCAATGATGTGCATGTTCACATCACCAACTACCAGGACCGCTACTACGGCGGTGCCGGCATGGTCCGCCTCTACTCCTTCGACCTGGTCCGGCAGGTCGTCGATGTCGAGACATTCTCTCCGTGGTTCCTCGCCCGCGACCCCGAGAAGCGGACACCGTTGGAGGCCGAGACCATCGAACTGACCGGCCCGGTGGACCGGTTCACACTGGACATCGACTTCTCGGAGCGGTTCGAGGGATTCGCACCGTTGGTTCCTCCGGCGCCGCGTCCGGCCTCCCGGGTGATGCCGCGGGGCACCGTCGCCTACTGGCGGTTCGACTCCTCCGGTCTGGCGGGTGCCGGCGCCGCCGGTTCCGCGGTGGCCGCGGGCACCGTGGCACGCGACCTGTCGGGGCACGGAAACGACCTCCGGGTCCAGCTGCTCCACGACAGCGCCTCGAAGGCTCTCACCTGGTCGGGCGACCACCACACCGGGCAGCCGGCCCACGCCAGCCTCCGCTTCGACGGCGGCAAGTCGCCGGATCGGGGCGCAATCCTCACCACGGCCGGGCAGGCTCCTCTGAACAGCCTGACGTTCACCTCCGGTTTCACCATCGAGACCTTCATCAAGCTGCCGGAGCCGTTCGAGGGCGACCACGCCTGGATGGGCATCCTCAGCTGGGAGGGCCGTAACGGCGATGCCGGGAAGACCACGGGCTGGTCGACGGAGGAGCCCACCTGCAGCCTCAATGTCACGCCTGAGCGCTTCCTGCAGTTCGTGCTCTACCCGCACGTCCAGGACGCCGATCCGACGTCGTGGAGCCACGCGCTGCCCGTGGGGCGCTGGACCCACATCGCGGTCGTCAACAACGGTCGCCGCACGGTGATGTACGTCGACGGGTCGAAGATCGCCCGGAACCCGTCGCAGCCGGCCACCGGCATCGCAACGCTCGGGAAGCCGTTCGTCATCGGCGGCACCCAGTTCGCCGAGCAGTTCGGCCAGAGCTTCTACGGCTGGATCGGCGACACCCGTATCGTCGACCGGGCGCTGACGCCGAAGGACTTCATGGCCCCGTTCGCGTAA
- a CDS encoding glycosyltransferase 87 family protein, producing MTRPRQLLGTVVLVAGAVLFMVVVPYYRGWFDLHIYYGAVDNWIRHDGRIYDYVLPGTAYGFTYPPFAAVCMLPMLLVGDTGAVVGCVLLNAAASVLLLRGPLRELPVGRGGLVVTGCLFVMLEPVRDTFSLGQVNLLLMALVYADSGRGRFAGVGIGLATAFKLTPGIFIGYLLLTGRRRAAAVATGTAVAATMIGVLAAPRASWVFWTRALWDTHRVGALDYASNQSLQGALARLGAARPVWVLAVAAVLVLWAYRVRRAAAVGDNEAAMALTGLAACLVSPVTWVHHLVWAVPALALLARTGRRAVAAALYVVLCSSVVWLWRDDPSGVDGFLGGSAYVWICLGLLALWPQASSGLPSHGRADGPGPGTVRGAGRSPARSWFVRGPRRPRPSG from the coding sequence GTGACCCGGCCGAGGCAGCTGCTCGGCACGGTGGTCCTGGTTGCCGGCGCCGTGCTGTTCATGGTGGTGGTGCCGTACTACCGGGGCTGGTTCGACCTGCACATCTACTACGGGGCCGTCGACAACTGGATCCGGCACGACGGCCGGATCTACGACTATGTGCTGCCCGGGACCGCATACGGTTTCACCTACCCGCCCTTCGCCGCCGTCTGCATGCTGCCGATGCTCCTGGTCGGGGACACCGGCGCCGTGGTGGGCTGTGTGCTGCTCAACGCGGCCGCTTCGGTGCTGCTGTTGCGCGGCCCACTGCGTGAACTACCCGTGGGCCGGGGTGGGTTGGTCGTGACCGGGTGCCTCTTCGTGATGCTGGAGCCGGTGCGGGACACCTTCAGTCTGGGGCAGGTCAATCTGCTGCTGATGGCGCTGGTGTACGCGGACAGCGGGCGCGGGCGTTTCGCGGGCGTCGGCATCGGCCTGGCGACGGCGTTCAAGCTCACGCCGGGCATCTTCATCGGATACCTGCTGCTCACCGGCCGCCGCCGGGCTGCTGCCGTCGCCACGGGTACGGCGGTGGCAGCGACCATGATCGGTGTGCTTGCGGCGCCGCGCGCGTCATGGGTGTTCTGGACCCGGGCGCTGTGGGACACGCACCGGGTCGGCGCCTTGGACTATGCGTCCAACCAGTCGCTCCAGGGCGCGCTGGCCCGGCTGGGCGCGGCCCGCCCGGTGTGGGTGCTGGCCGTGGCAGCGGTGCTCGTCCTGTGGGCGTACCGTGTGCGCCGGGCGGCCGCGGTCGGTGACAACGAGGCCGCGATGGCGCTCACCGGCCTTGCGGCTTGCCTGGTCAGCCCGGTGACCTGGGTGCATCACCTGGTGTGGGCGGTGCCAGCCCTTGCGTTGCTCGCCCGAACCGGGCGTCGCGCCGTTGCCGCAGCCCTGTACGTGGTGTTGTGCAGCAGTGTCGTGTGGCTGTGGCGTGATGACCCGTCCGGCGTGGATGGTTTCCTCGGCGGGAGCGCGTACGTATGGATCTGCCTGGGGCTGCTGGCGCTGTGGCCGCAGGCGTCCTCCGGGCTTCCGTCGCACGGCCGCGCGGATGGACCGGGGCCGGGGACAGTGCGCGGAGCCGGCCGGTCCCCGGCTCGCTCCTGGTTCGTACGTGGTCCTCGGCGTCCCCGCCCATCCGGCTGA
- a CDS encoding TetR/AcrR family transcriptional regulator, which yields MAGTGRVGLTTERLVRAGAELADEVGFEQATPAELARRFGVKTASLYSHVKNAHDLKTKIALLALEELADQVSTAVAGRAGKDALTAFANVYRDYALQHPGRFAAAQFRLDPQTAAASAGVRHAQMTRAILRGYDLAEPHQTHAVRLLGSVFSGYVGLEGAGGFSHSAPDSQESWTEILNALDSLLRTWPTTS from the coding sequence ATGGCAGGGACCGGACGGGTAGGACTGACCACGGAGCGCCTGGTCCGGGCAGGGGCGGAGCTGGCCGACGAGGTCGGCTTCGAGCAGGCGACCCCCGCGGAACTCGCCCGGCGGTTCGGTGTCAAGACCGCGAGCCTGTACTCGCACGTGAAGAACGCCCACGACCTCAAGACCAAGATCGCTCTGCTCGCCCTGGAGGAACTCGCCGACCAGGTCTCCACCGCGGTGGCCGGACGGGCCGGCAAAGACGCCCTGACCGCTTTCGCCAACGTCTACCGCGACTACGCCCTCCAGCACCCGGGGCGCTTCGCCGCAGCCCAGTTCCGGCTCGACCCGCAGACGGCGGCCGCCAGCGCCGGTGTCCGGCACGCCCAGATGACGCGGGCGATCCTGCGCGGATACGACCTGGCCGAACCGCATCAGACGCACGCGGTGCGGCTGCTGGGCAGCGTCTTCAGCGGCTACGTCGGCCTGGAGGGCGCCGGCGGCTTCAGCCACAGCGCCCCCGACTCGCAGGAGAGCTGGACCGAAATCCTCAACGCGCTCGACTCCCTGCTGCGCACCTGGCCCACCACCTCCTGA
- a CDS encoding lysylphosphatidylglycerol synthase transmembrane domain-containing protein — MALPRMPFLRRIACLVPIAVIGVLVALNWPLVASGGRGLLTANRYWLLAALAVTALGWVAVSFARQGAVLEPLPARRLFATQFASGAANHLLPAGLGAGAVNLRFLRGCGIPLTRSSAALALYLLAEAAVRLVLLLTLLAAFPDALRLDGLLPQAAALPLVWAAGGLLCTALLALIAIRPLRRAVAAFAGTALTDARALHARPTRALALWGGSLAFPVLQAAGLVAVALALDVPVPVIHVAIAYLSASIAAAAVPTPGGIGSVDAALVIALVAAGASVTAAGSVVLGYRIITVWLPLIPGALVLGALVRSKVI, encoded by the coding sequence ATGGCCCTACCACGCATGCCGTTCCTGCGCCGGATCGCCTGCCTGGTCCCGATCGCCGTCATCGGCGTCCTGGTGGCACTGAACTGGCCACTCGTCGCCTCCGGCGGCCGCGGGCTCCTCACCGCCAACCGCTACTGGCTGCTGGCCGCGCTGGCAGTCACCGCGCTGGGCTGGGTCGCGGTGTCCTTCGCGCGCCAGGGCGCGGTGCTCGAACCGCTCCCCGCCCGGCGGCTGTTCGCCACCCAGTTCGCCTCGGGTGCCGCCAACCACCTCCTGCCTGCCGGGCTCGGTGCGGGCGCGGTCAACCTGCGCTTCCTCAGGGGCTGCGGAATCCCGCTGACCCGGTCCTCGGCCGCACTCGCGTTGTACCTGCTGGCGGAGGCAGCGGTCCGGCTCGTGCTCCTGCTCACTCTTCTGGCCGCCTTCCCCGACGCGCTCCGGCTGGACGGCCTCCTACCTCAGGCGGCTGCCCTCCCGCTCGTGTGGGCGGCGGGCGGGCTGCTCTGCACGGCATTGCTCGCGCTCATCGCCATACGCCCGCTGCGCAGGGCCGTCGCTGCCTTTGCGGGCACCGCGCTGACCGACGCGCGTGCGCTGCATGCCAGGCCCACCCGGGCGCTGGCCCTGTGGGGCGGCTCACTGGCCTTCCCCGTCCTGCAGGCCGCCGGACTGGTCGCGGTCGCGCTGGCCCTCGACGTACCCGTACCCGTGATCCATGTCGCGATCGCGTATCTCAGCGCCAGCATCGCGGCCGCCGCCGTCCCGACCCCCGGCGGCATCGGCTCCGTGGACGCCGCGCTGGTCATCGCACTCGTCGCCGCCGGGGCTTCGGTCACCGCCGCGGGTTCCGTTGTGCTGGGCTACCGCATCATCACAGTGTGGCTGCCGCTGATCCCCGGGGCTCTGGTACTCGGCGCCCTGGTGCGCTCGAAGGTGATCTGA
- a CDS encoding FBP domain-containing protein — MKPLTEQEIRTAFVNCTKGEAKRLAVPRDLAEQRWDDLDFLGWRDPQAPDRAYLVIELDGRPVGVQLRSRDVGSWQMRRSMCSVCVTTHTGGVSLMVAPRSGKAGQQGNSVGVYMCSDLACSLYVRGRKDAGIGARLHESLTLEEKVQRTVANLAAFIAKVTA; from the coding sequence ATGAAGCCACTGACCGAGCAAGAGATTCGTACGGCGTTCGTGAACTGCACCAAGGGCGAGGCCAAGCGCCTGGCCGTCCCCCGTGACCTGGCCGAGCAGCGGTGGGACGACCTGGACTTCCTGGGCTGGCGAGATCCTCAGGCCCCCGACCGGGCCTACCTCGTAATCGAACTGGACGGCCGCCCGGTCGGCGTCCAGCTGCGCTCCCGCGACGTCGGTTCCTGGCAGATGCGGCGCAGCATGTGCTCGGTGTGCGTGACCACCCACACCGGGGGTGTCTCCCTGATGGTCGCGCCGAGGTCCGGAAAGGCCGGGCAGCAGGGCAACTCGGTCGGCGTCTACATGTGCAGCGACCTGGCCTGCTCCCTGTATGTACGCGGGAGGAAGGACGCGGGCATCGGCGCACGACTCCACGAGTCCCTCACCCTGGAGGAGAAGGTTCAGCGGACCGTGGCGAACCTCGCCGCGTTCATTGCCAAGGTGACCGCGTGA
- the gap gene encoding type I glyceraldehyde-3-phosphate dehydrogenase, translated as MTRIAINGFGRIGRNVLRALLERHSDLEVVAVNDLTEPAALARLLAYDTTAGRLGRPVTVDGDALVVDGRRITVLAEREPAKLPWAELGVDIVLEATGRFTSATAARAHLDAGAKKVLVGAPSDGADVTLAFGVNSDAYDPAVHTIISNASCTTNALAPLAAVLDELAGIEHGFMTTVHAYTQEQNLQDGPHRDARRARAAAENIVPTTTGAAKAIGLVLPNLEGKLTGDSIRVPVPVGSIVELNTTVARDVTRDDVLAAYRAAAEGPLAGILEYSDDPLVSSDITGNPASSIFDSALTRVDGRHIKVVAWYDNEWGFSNRVIDTLELLATR; from the coding sequence ATGACTCGCATCGCCATCAACGGATTCGGCCGTATCGGACGCAATGTGCTGCGCGCACTGCTCGAACGCCACAGCGACCTCGAGGTCGTAGCCGTCAACGACCTCACGGAGCCCGCCGCCCTTGCGCGGCTGCTCGCCTACGACACGACGGCGGGCCGGCTCGGCCGCCCGGTGACTGTCGACGGGGACGCCCTTGTCGTCGACGGCCGTCGCATCACGGTGCTCGCCGAGCGCGAACCGGCGAAGCTGCCGTGGGCCGAGCTCGGCGTCGACATCGTGCTTGAGGCGACCGGCCGCTTCACGTCGGCCACGGCCGCCCGCGCCCACCTCGACGCAGGCGCGAAGAAGGTGCTCGTCGGTGCGCCGTCGGACGGCGCCGATGTCACGCTCGCGTTCGGGGTCAACAGCGACGCGTACGACCCGGCCGTGCACACGATCATCTCGAACGCCTCGTGCACGACCAACGCTCTTGCGCCGCTGGCCGCGGTCCTCGACGAGCTCGCCGGCATCGAGCACGGTTTCATGACGACGGTGCACGCCTACACGCAGGAGCAGAACCTGCAGGACGGCCCGCACCGCGACGCCCGCCGTGCCCGTGCTGCCGCTGAAAACATCGTGCCGACCACGACGGGTGCTGCCAAGGCGATCGGCCTCGTGCTGCCGAACCTCGAAGGCAAGCTGACGGGCGACTCGATCCGCGTACCGGTTCCGGTGGGCTCGATCGTCGAACTCAACACCACCGTCGCCCGCGACGTGACGCGCGACGACGTGCTGGCGGCGTACCGCGCCGCGGCAGAGGGGCCGCTCGCCGGCATCCTCGAGTACTCGGACGACCCGCTCGTGTCCTCAGACATCACGGGCAATCCCGCCTCGTCGATATTCGACTCGGCTCTCACCCGCGTCGACGGCCGCCACATCAAGGTGGTCGCCTGGTACGACAACGAGTGGGGCTTCTCGAACCGTGTGATCGACACACTCGAACTCCTCGCCACCCGTTGA
- a CDS encoding IclR family transcriptional regulator codes for MGDQAGPEFPASVRDVLRLMEAVEAHAEGAPAQQLARESGLPLATVHRLLPALAQDGHVEEPDVGAFVRSGKRHPSCAGHNGQEQLERIRPVLTSLRDDLSVAVYLTLYEEGEIRVMEIVDSAQAPRVDLWVSFEDAGHATALGKSVLRELDEDARADYLSRHSLTDLTPRTITRREELVQHLDASLSAPVVMDREEYSSGTTCIAVPVYSGDQVGSLGISFRSDWMYRATRVRAGLLASAMRVTRELSLPD; via the coding sequence ATGGGTGACCAGGCAGGGCCCGAGTTCCCCGCGTCCGTACGGGATGTCCTACGCCTGATGGAGGCCGTAGAGGCGCACGCGGAAGGCGCCCCGGCGCAGCAGCTGGCCCGGGAGTCAGGACTGCCATTGGCCACCGTTCACCGATTGTTGCCTGCGCTCGCCCAGGACGGACACGTGGAGGAGCCGGACGTCGGCGCGTTCGTCCGCTCCGGCAAACGCCACCCATCGTGCGCCGGACACAACGGGCAGGAGCAACTGGAGCGCATCCGCCCGGTCCTGACTTCCTTGCGGGACGACCTTTCGGTCGCGGTCTATCTGACCCTGTACGAGGAGGGCGAAATCCGTGTCATGGAAATCGTCGACAGCGCCCAGGCGCCGCGAGTGGACCTCTGGGTGAGCTTCGAGGACGCCGGACACGCCACGGCACTGGGCAAGAGCGTGTTGCGTGAACTGGACGAGGACGCGCGCGCCGACTACCTTTCCCGACACTCCCTGACGGACCTCACGCCCCGCACCATCACGCGCAGGGAGGAACTGGTGCAGCACCTCGACGCCTCGCTGTCAGCCCCGGTCGTCATGGACCGGGAAGAGTACTCCAGCGGTACGACGTGTATCGCGGTGCCGGTGTACAGCGGTGACCAAGTCGGTTCGCTAGGTATCTCCTTCCGTTCGGACTGGATGTACCGGGCCACTCGGGTCCGGGCGGGGCTGCTGGCGTCGGCAATGCGCGTGACCAGGGAACTCTCGCTCCCTGACTGA
- a CDS encoding GlxA family transcriptional regulator — protein MPPPRLHHVAVLVLDGAKPLDVGIPAQVFTTRASMPYEVRVCGAAPGLVTGGDGLSYCVAHGLDALAWADIVFIPGYRFPDSDDPPQAVVDALIAAHDRGARLAAISTGAFALAATGLLDGKRATTHWHYTRALAARHPLVQVDENVLFVDEGSVLTSAGAASGIDLCLHILRGDLGVAASNHAARRLVAAPYRSGGQAQYVPRSVPEPLGERFAATREWALHRLGEPLALEVLARHAAVSPRTFSRRFVEDTGYTPMQWVMRARIDAARELLERSERTVEQIAADVGLGTGANLRLHFQRILGTTPSEYRRTFAQGE, from the coding sequence GTGCCACCGCCCCGCCTGCATCACGTCGCCGTCCTCGTGCTCGACGGTGCGAAGCCGCTCGATGTCGGCATTCCTGCGCAGGTGTTCACGACCCGTGCGAGCATGCCGTACGAGGTACGGGTGTGCGGCGCCGCGCCCGGTCTCGTAACCGGCGGCGATGGCCTGTCGTACTGCGTCGCCCACGGCCTCGACGCGCTTGCGTGGGCCGACATCGTCTTCATCCCCGGCTACCGGTTCCCGGACAGTGACGACCCGCCGCAGGCCGTCGTCGACGCGCTGATCGCGGCCCACGATCGGGGCGCGCGGCTCGCCGCCATCTCGACGGGCGCCTTCGCGCTCGCCGCCACTGGCCTGCTCGACGGCAAGCGCGCCACGACGCACTGGCATTACACGCGCGCGCTTGCGGCGAGGCATCCGCTCGTCCAGGTCGACGAGAACGTTCTGTTCGTCGACGAGGGCAGCGTACTGACGTCGGCCGGCGCCGCCTCGGGCATCGACCTGTGCCTGCACATTCTGCGCGGCGACCTCGGGGTGGCCGCGTCGAACCACGCGGCCCGGCGCCTGGTCGCGGCCCCCTACCGCAGCGGCGGTCAGGCGCAGTACGTGCCACGCAGCGTGCCCGAGCCGCTCGGCGAGCGGTTCGCCGCCACCCGTGAGTGGGCGTTGCACCGACTGGGCGAGCCCCTCGCCCTCGAGGTGCTCGCCCGGCACGCGGCGGTGTCGCCGCGCACGTTCTCGCGGCGCTTCGTCGAAGACACGGGGTACACGCCGATGCAGTGGGTCATGCGTGCCCGCATCGACGCGGCCCGTGAGCTGCTCGAGCGTTCGGAGCGGACCGTCGAGCAGATCGCCGCCGACGTCGGTCTCGGCACCGGTGCGAATCTGCGGCTGCACTTCCAGCGCATCCTCGGCACCACGCCGAGCGAGTACCGGCGCACCTTTGCCCAGGGCGAGTAG
- a CDS encoding MFS transporter produces MNSPERTTAISLWRDRRFRRFWAGQSVSQFGDRITELALPLIAVSALNATANQVAWLTALIWTPNLLAIFLGAWVDHQAHKRRLMILADLVRSAVLLSLPVAHLLGAVTLGQLYAVALLTGAAGVLFNTAYPPFFVRLVPRESYVDANSKLSASRSASYVAGPAIGGALIQALTAPVTVVVDALTFLASAVLVGRVSIDEPPAASDNTAAPSLMQRAREGLSFVVRHPILRAGLGCAATVNFFTFVAGSGLIVLFASRSLELSAGVIGIAFGIGATGSLLGAVLAPKVSRRFGVGRSIVVGAVLFPAPIAIAATADGPLWLRAGALAAAEFLSGFGVMLFDVNLNSLQAAVIPDGMRSRVAGAYSTINYGIRPVGAIVGGLLATFIGLRPTLLIAAVGGALSLLWLLPSPIPRIRSLAPNSTADIAGDADDDQRPVPC; encoded by the coding sequence GTGAACAGCCCGGAGCGGACCACCGCAATATCGCTGTGGCGGGATCGACGGTTCCGCCGCTTCTGGGCCGGTCAGTCGGTCTCACAGTTCGGCGACCGGATCACCGAACTGGCCCTGCCCCTGATCGCCGTCAGCGCACTGAACGCCACGGCCAACCAGGTGGCGTGGCTGACCGCACTCATCTGGACCCCGAACCTGCTCGCAATCTTTCTGGGGGCCTGGGTCGATCACCAAGCCCACAAACGCCGTCTGATGATCCTCGCCGACCTGGTGCGCTCCGCAGTACTGCTCAGCCTCCCGGTGGCCCACCTGCTGGGAGCGGTGACGCTCGGGCAGTTGTACGCCGTGGCGTTGCTGACAGGCGCCGCCGGGGTGCTGTTCAACACCGCCTATCCGCCGTTCTTTGTGCGCCTCGTGCCGCGTGAGTCCTACGTCGACGCCAACAGCAAGCTCAGCGCCAGCCGGTCCGCATCGTATGTCGCCGGCCCGGCCATCGGCGGCGCTCTGATCCAGGCGCTGACCGCGCCCGTCACCGTCGTCGTGGATGCCCTGACCTTTCTGGCATCAGCGGTCCTGGTCGGTCGGGTTTCGATCGACGAACCGCCTGCTGCCTCCGACAACACAGCGGCGCCCTCGCTGATGCAACGTGCCCGAGAGGGACTCTCGTTCGTCGTCCGTCACCCGATACTGCGGGCCGGCCTCGGCTGCGCGGCAACCGTCAACTTCTTCACCTTTGTCGCGGGCAGTGGGCTGATCGTTCTCTTCGCCAGCCGGAGCCTTGAACTGTCCGCAGGAGTGATCGGCATCGCGTTCGGGATCGGCGCGACCGGTTCCCTCCTCGGCGCGGTGCTCGCCCCGAAGGTCTCGCGACGGTTCGGCGTGGGGCGCAGCATCGTCGTGGGCGCGGTGCTGTTCCCGGCGCCGATCGCTATCGCCGCCACTGCGGACGGCCCGCTCTGGCTCCGCGCCGGAGCCTTGGCCGCGGCCGAGTTCCTCTCAGGCTTCGGCGTCATGCTGTTCGACGTCAACCTCAACTCTCTCCAGGCCGCGGTGATCCCCGACGGCATGCGCAGTCGCGTGGCCGGCGCGTACAGCACGATCAATTACGGCATACGCCCCGTCGGCGCCATCGTCGGCGGGCTGCTCGCCACTTTCATCGGCCTGAGGCCGACCCTGCTCATCGCCGCCGTCGGCGGAGCCCTGTCGCTGCTCTGGCTACTGCCTTCACCGATACCCCGCATCCGATCCCTGGCCCCGAACAGCACCGCGGATATCGCCGGCGACGCGGACGACGACCAACGACCAGTACCTTGTTGA
- a CDS encoding ArsR/SmtB family transcription factor yields the protein MDSSNRLGDIEITDPQAMRALAHPVRLAILDHLLRHGPATATQLAPDVGATPSVTSWHLRHLAGFGLVRDSEPGPDRRQRRWEAVARGFRFETPQDPADEEGRSAARVLSQQMFLRYADFPSRWVAEVEPELDPAWRRLAGLANTRVVVSAEELAAIEDGIERVLAPYVNRDPAERPTDGRGVRLMRYVLPEGAEEQPGQTP from the coding sequence ATGGACTCCAGTAATCGCCTGGGCGATATCGAGATCACTGATCCACAAGCCATGCGAGCGTTGGCGCATCCGGTGCGGCTGGCGATTCTTGACCACCTTCTGCGGCACGGGCCTGCGACCGCCACGCAGCTCGCGCCTGACGTGGGAGCGACGCCGTCGGTGACCAGTTGGCATCTGCGTCACTTGGCCGGCTTTGGACTGGTCCGCGACAGTGAGCCAGGACCGGACCGCCGCCAACGGCGGTGGGAGGCAGTAGCACGCGGCTTCCGATTCGAGACGCCGCAAGACCCGGCCGATGAGGAGGGCCGGTCAGCCGCGCGGGTGTTGTCGCAGCAGATGTTCCTGCGCTATGCGGACTTCCCGAGCCGATGGGTTGCCGAAGTCGAGCCCGAACTCGATCCAGCGTGGCGCAGGCTGGCCGGGCTGGCCAACACCCGCGTCGTCGTTTCCGCTGAGGAACTCGCCGCCATCGAGGACGGGATCGAGCGCGTTCTTGCGCCGTACGTCAATCGTGACCCGGCCGAGCGGCCCACCGACGGCCGCGGCGTCCGGCTGATGCGCTACGTCCTGCCGGAAGGCGCCGAGGAACAGCCCGGGCAGACCCCGTGA